CGGCGGCGTACACGGTCGCGTCGTTCCTGAACGTCACGAAGTACCCACCGTCGCTGCTCTTCCTGCTCATGACGATCGGCGTGGCGTTGCTCGTGTTGCGCGCGGTGGACGCACGCGTGCCGCGCTGGCTGCGACCGGCCGAAGTGGTGGGGCGCGTGCCGATGTTCTACTTCGCGATGCACGTGGTGCTGATCCACCTGCTCGTGGTGCTCGCGCTCGCGGTGCGCTACGGCGCGGTGCACTGGGCGTTCGAGTCGCCGACGCCGGACCGGTTCCCGTTCACGCAGCCGCCCGGGTGGCCGATCGCGCTTCCCGGCGTGTACGCGGTGTGGGCGCTCGTGGTGGTCGCGCTGTGGCCGCTGTGCCGGTGGTACGCTGCGCTGCGCGAGCGCCGACGCGGCTGGTGGACGGGCTATGTGTGATGTGCCCTCCACCGAGCCGCGTCATGCTCCGCGCGACGTGCGTCTCAGGGCAGTCCGATGCTGTACACGTCGAGGACCGCCCCCGCGGTCGTCGACCCGCCGACGACCAGCAACCGGTGACGCGGCGGGTCGTAGAACAGGCCACCCGACCACCGCGCCGACGGCGCCGCGCCCCGCGCGGTCACGGGACGCCACCCGCTCAGCGGTGTTGCGAGATCGAGTCGTTCGAGGACATTGCGTGCCGAGGAGAGATCGGGATGCACCTCCCACACGCTGCCGTTCCTGTTAGGTGGGAGCGGGGCGAGCCCGCCGAACCGGTAGACTGCGTTCGCCTCGGGGACCACGTCGAGCGCGGCGCCGATGAAGGTCGCCTCGCGAGTCGGGTCGTTCGGCAGCACCTGTGTCCACGCGTTCGTCGCGAAGTCCAGACGCCATAGGTCGTTAGGCGTCAGCGCGCCGTCGAACTGGCTACCGGTCGGATAGCCTTGACCGCCCCCGAGAAATAGGGCCCCACCCGTCTCGTCGATCCCCGCCGCGTCCCCGAACCGCGGCATCGGGCGGAGGGAACTCTGCGCGAGCTGGATCCATGTCGCATTGGAGCGGTCGTACGACCAGAGATCATTGTGCCACGTGAAGAAGCCATAGCCGCCGAAGAAGGCGAGCCGCTGAACACCGGGGTGCCAGAACGCCACAGGACCGTTGTACGCGGAGGCCCAGGGCCAAGGCGAGAGCCGGTGCCACGTCCCGCCCGTCTCCGGCAGCGCCCATACGGGTCCGAGACCCTCCTCGAACGTCAGCAGTTCGTGGCGCGTCGGGTCGTGGACGAGCTGCCGTGTCTGTAAGCCATCGGGCAGCCCATCGGCCGGAATCGCCCTCCAGGCGTCCGTCGTCAGGTCGAATCGCCACACCGTGAACGGACTCGTCTCGTACGGGATGGAGTACAAGGCGAAGACCGCGTTGTCCTCGCCGACGTATACCGCAGACACCCGCTGCCCACCGCTGGCCGGACTCGCCGCACGCATAGCCCACGTCGACGTTGTCTTCGCGATCCAGAACTTGATCGGCACGGTGCTGCCATTCTGAAACGTGGCCACACCGGCGCCCCCCGTCGCCTTCGCGCTTCCATCGATTAGTCGCACGTCGATGGAGCCGATCTCGCCTCGCGCCGCCGTCCGCACGCGGATCCGGTAAGCCGGATCCGTGCTGAGGGTGCAGGGGCCCTGCACGCATTGCTTCGTCTTCCAGTTCGCGATGTACTGCTGGCTCGCGGCGTCGAGACGCACGTCACGCTCGCCGCTGCCGAACGTGAAGCTTGCCACGACGGTGCCGCAGCCTCCGTCGGTGCCGGCGACGCAGACGTCCACCGTAGGGCGGGCGTCGGAATCGAGCGTTGACGGAGCCGTGGCGGCCGGGGAGATCGGCGGCAGGAAGGCGAATGCGCTACTCGACGCCGTGGCCGTCGAGTGACGGGGTCCGGTCTCGGGAAACGCGTGTGGCCGGGTAGGCGCGGTCGGATCCGCGCACGCGACGGTCAGAGCAATCAGCATCGGCCAGCGAACGGCCGCGCCGCTAGAGCGTGCTCGCAGCATCTGGCTCCTCCACGGTGAGGGACGGGGATGGAGCCGCGTCGACGACCCAGCGCCCGGGTGGGCCAGGCGACGGTCGGCGACACGACTGCCGTCACCATCGCGGTCGTGTGTGAATCCACCGTCAATCCCCTCTGCGGCATCGGGTTGCAGATGCGGCGGGGCCGTGATCGCGCCCTGGACGGCTGCTGGGCCCTTGCGTAACGTCGCCACGTGCCCCTCCGCCAAGGGGATGCTCCCTCCCACTCCCCGTAGTCCCGCCGTCCCGCTGCCCGCGTGTTTCTCCGCCTGTTCGGCCCACCCGCGCTCCATGCCTCGAGCGATCCGCAGTCGCCCATCCTCCTCTCTCCGGGGAAGCCTGCGGCGGTTCTCGCATATCTCGCGTGCACGGCCTCACATCGCGCGTCACGCGACGAGTTGCTCGACCTTCTCTGGTCTCACGTCGAGCCTGATCGCGCCCGGCAGTCGCTGCGACAGGCGCTGACACATCTCCGACGCATCCTCGGGCCGGGCGCCATCGAGACGGCGGCTGACTTCGTTCTGCTGCGTGCCGCGCTCGCCAGCGACGCGGCGCTCTTCGACGCCGCATTCATGGCGGGCAATGCCGCCGAGGCGCTCCGTTGGGCAGCCGCGCCATTCCTGTCCGAGTTCGCGACGCCTGGCGGCGCCACGTTCGAGCAGTGGGGGGCGAGCCTGCGCGTGCGCTACGACGTCGCGGTCGTACGAGCGCGCGAGTTGGTGGCGCGCGAACACCTCGATGCGGGCCGCTTTCAGGAAGCGCGTGACGTTGCGCGCCTCGCCATCACCACCGCCCCGGATCGAGAGTCACCGTGGCGCCTGCTGCTCGAAGTGCTCCTCTCGGCTGGCGACCGACTGAACGCATCGCTCGAAGCCGCGGCCCTCGAGCGGTGGCTCGCCGACGAGGAACGCGAGCCCGCGCCCACGACCCGTCGCCTGCTCCGTCGGGTGTGGAGCGAGTGGAACGATGGTTTGTCGGACGCGGCGGGCCCCATGCCCGATGGTGGTGGAGCGGCATTTCTCGCTCCAGAGCTTGTCGGCCGTGAACGTGAGTTCGCGCGACTACTCGGCGCGTGGACCGAGGCCCGCCGCCGCGGCCTCGTGCGCGTTCACGTCACGGGCCCTCCGGGGATCGGCAAGAGCCGTCTCCTCGCCGAGGTGCGCCAGCGGTGGCGCGCCGTCGGCGTCACGGCGCTGCTTGTCCGCTGTCATCCCGGCTCCCGTCGGATCCCGGGCGTGCTGTTGTCCGACGTCGTGACGGCGCTCGCTCACCTCCCGGGATCGCTCGGCGTGTCGCCCGCGTGCGCCGCGTCCCTGGTGGAGCTCGCGCCGGCGCTCGCCGAGACGTATCGCGGGGCACCCAGAGGGGACGGCGGCTCCGCGACCGGCGCGTTAGGCGCCGACGCCGAGCGGCGATGGCTCCAGGCACTCGAGCAACTCGTGCGGGCGGTGACGGAGGAGCGCCCCATCGCGCTCGTGCTCGACGACGTCCACTGGGCGGACGACGTCTCGTCGCGCGTGATACTCGGCTCCCTCGAGCGGCTCGCCGCGTGTCGTGTGCTGCTGGCCACCACGGCGCGGGACGGGACGGCGGCCGCGTGGGCGCCTTCGGATCTCGATGGCGAGCGTGCCGTCGAGAACGCGGCCGAAGGCGTGGACGCCCCGGCCGTGCACAACGTGCCGCTCGCTCCGTTAGGCATCGCGGACGTCGACGCGCTTGTGCGGAGCATCGGTGCGCTACCCGTCGCCGGGTGGCCGGAGGTGCTGCTCCCGTCGCTCGCCTCGTCCACACGCGGTGTACCGCTGGTTCTGCTCGAGCTCCTGGCGTTGCTGGTCGAGCGGGAGCTGCTCGCGTTGACGGACGAGGGATGGCGGCTCGGTCGAGCCTCGCGGCCGCTCGAATCGGCGTGCGCGCTACTGGAGGCGCACGCGGGACCTGGTGCGCGCGTGGCCGGCCTCGACTCCAGCGCGCTGCGTGTGCTGGCCGCTCTCGCTGTCGTCGGGGCACCGCTCGACGCGGAGACCGTCGGAGCGGGCGTCGGTTGTGACGCCGGGACGGCGGAGGCGAGGCTCGTCGCGCTCGCACGGCGCGGGCTCGTGCGCCTAACGGACGACGGTCATTGGGAACCGGCGCACGACGAGATCCGGGACGCGGTGCTCGCGCGACTGCCGGACGACGAGGTCCGCCCGATGGCCCGGTCGCTCGGTATGCACTACGCGGCGTGCGCGGCGGCGGCCGGTGACGCGGCGACGCCGCTCGCGCGGGCTGCGGCCGCGTTCGTGCTCGCCGGCGCGGACGAGCCGCTGGCGAGGGTGTTCATGCGCTGGCTCCTGCTGTGCCGCCGGCAGGGCGACCGCCGGCCGGACGCGGATCTCGCGCGCGAGCTACTCGGCGACGCGGCGTCCGCGCAGCGCGTGAACACGCTGCTCGCTGCCCGGCCGATCGCGGACCGCTTCGGCCTCCGGTCCCGGCGCGCGGCGGCGGGCATGCTCGCCGCCATGCTGGTCGTCGCCGTGGGCGTCGCAGCGGGCCAGCTCGTCGCCGTGCGCGCGGCCGACGCCCAGGCACGTCGGGCGCGCAAGCCTACGCGCCTCGCGTTGATCGCCCAACCGTTCACGTGGAAGGTCGGCTTCCCCATGACGCCGGTGCCGATCGCGGAGGTACAGGACGCATCCGGGGAACCGGTCCTGACGGCCGGAGACTCCGTGCGTGTGGACGTGACCGGCGCGCAAGCGATCGTCGCGGGGAACACGGCGCCGGTGGTGCGTGGACGGGGCACGTTCGATCGTGCCGTGCTTGCGCAGCTCGGTGCCGGCCAGATGTCGCTCCGATTCACCTATCCCGGCGTACCGCCGCTGGTGGTGCCCATCGTGAGCGGAGGGACCGAATACTCCGTTCTCAGCCTGACTCTCGTCGGTGCCAGCGTGAACGGTCAGGTCCTCACGCCGCGCCAGCGTGTAGCCCGAGTGCAGGCCGGCGACTCCATCGCCCTCGTGCTCGACCTCCGCTACACCAGTCCGTTCCCCGCGGCGAACGTCGTGATGGGCGCCGCGCCGTCGTGGGGCGACCCGGCGAAGAGCTTCGTGCGGCTCGCTTCGTTGGTCACGCCGGCGCGCGCCTTCGCGCTCCACACGCAGACGACCCTACATGCGCCTAACGAAACGGGGCGTTACCACGTGGTGGTGGCGTTCGGGGCCGAGGAGAACGTGGCGTACTTGCTCTCGGGGACGAACTGGACCGTCGGCCGCGCCATCTGGCACGACGGCAATGACGTCGCCGACTGGAACGAGACCCAGCGCGACGAGGCGGACCGGAGCGGCTCGGCGCCCGCCATCATGCTCGAGCGTCGCGGCGGACCGATCGCGACGGGTGTCGCAGTGCCCATCCGGTCGCGCGACATGCTTCGGCATCGGATCCGCGTCCCTGCCACGACGCTGACGATCGACGTGCTACCGCGTCGTTGAGCCCTTAGTTGCCCGGGGGTCGCCTGAGTCGAGCGCACTCCCTCAGGGCCGCCGCGACTTCCGCCGGATGCGCCGCATCGTGATCACGTACAGCGGCAGCGACCCGACGAGGACCACCAGATAGATCAGGGCTTCCTCGATCAGTGTGGCCAGCAGTCGCATCGTCGCGATCCGGGAGTCATGTACGGGGGAAGCCCCGGTATTCTGTCGACGTGCTGCGCCGAGCGCAACCGCGGACGTGCGGTTACTGGTGCTTCGTTACAGGGAGCCCGGACGTGACCCACGCGCTCCACCACAGGTCGCGCAGCATCGTCGCGCCCGCGGCGAGCCGCTCGGCGGCGAACTGCGCGTGCGCGGGGTCCGCGTTCGTCGGGGTGAACGGCGACGCCTTCTCGAGGTCGTAGAGGCGCGTGAGCTCGGCAGCCGTCAGGCCGAGGTACGCGCGCACGGCGGGGCGCACGTCCTCGATCACCTGGGGCGTGCGCGCCACGAGGGGCGTCACCGCGGCGGGGGTGATCCGCGCCTGCACGAACGCGCTCTCGAACCGCGAGTGGAACGTGCGGTCGGTCGTGTAGCCGTTCGGGTTGTCGCCCGTCCAGCCGTTGAACTGCTTGCTGACGTGCGTCGGGTTCGACCCGTCCGCGACGTAGTGGCCGAGGATGCCGGCGTCGTCGATGATGCGCGCCTCGATCCACCGCCTCGTCGAGTCGGGCGCGACGCGCCAGCGGCGGAAGTCGGACCGGAGCTGCTGGGTGAGCTCGAGGATGCGGAACGGCAGCACCCCCACCACGGCCGGGTCGAGGCCGAGCGCCCGGACCGAGTCGGCGAACGCGAAGCGCGACGGCGCGGCGAGCGCGCTCGCCAGCCGGTCGGCGGGAAGCATGTCCGCGTCGATGAAGTGCTCCGGCGCGGTCGCTCCGTCGAGCGCGGGATCGAGCTCCCGCTCGGCGCGCTCGCGCCACCGGTCGGGCTCGGAGTTCAGGTACGCGAGCTGGGCCGCCGCGTCGCGGAAGAACGCGGGCATCTCCCGCGGGAGCGCGGCCGCCGCGACGCCGCCGATCAGCCGGTGACCGTAGTCGCCCCACGCGTCGCCGGTCGTGGGCCGGAGCAGGAGCAGCCCGCCGGCGAGCGCGGCGACGAGCAGGGCAGGCAGGCGATGTCTGGACACGCCGGACGATAACGACCAGGGCAGGAGGGCAGGAGGGCAGGAGGGCAGGAGGGCGGGAGGGCAGGAGACCGTGAGACTCTCCTGCCCTCCCGCCCTCCTGCCCTCCTGCCCTCTCCTCAGTCCTGGTCCGTCGGCCGATCCGGGTCTGCGAGCCGCGAGTCGTTGCGGCCAGTCACCGAGCCGCGGGCCGACTCCTCGGGGCTGCCGCCCTGCACCTGCTGCGGACCGCCCTGGTTGTGGCGGGCGCTGACGTCGTCGTTGCCGTGGCGCGGTGCGCGCCCGCCCTTCTTCGAGTTCGTGTTGCCGCTGCTGCCGCTCATGCCGTCGCTCCTTGGGCTGCGTGGACCGACCGGGCGGGGCAGAGGGTGTGCCAGGGACGGCGTGCGGCCGCGTTTCGAGACTTGCCGCATTCGCTCGGAGCGCGCAGCATGGCGGCACCCGAACACCACGAGGACGCATGCCCCGCGTCGCCCGCCTGCCGTTCGCCGCGCTCGTCGTCGCACTGCTCGCGCGCCCGCTCCATGCGCAGTCGCACCACGACGCCGAGCGCCTCGGCACCGTGCACCTCGCGACGTCGTGCCGTCCGGAGGTCGCGCCGCGGTTCGACCGCGCGGTGGCGCTGCTGCACTCGTTCGAGTTCGGCGCCGCGATCCGCGGCTTCGAGGACGTGCTCGCCGGCGACTCGACGTGTGCGATGGCGTACTGGGGGATCGCGCTCGCGCGGTGGACGAACCCCGTGGCCCCCGGCGAGCGCCCCACGGCGGCGCTCGTGCTGGGACGACGCGCCGCCGACGCCGCGGCGCGCCTCGCACCGCGCGCGACGCCGCGCGAGCAGGGCTACGCCGCCGCCGTCGCGGCGCTGTACGCGGACTACGAGCACGTCGACCAGCAGACACGCGTCCGCGCGTACGAGCGGGCGATGGCCGACCTCGTGGCGCGCGAGCCCGCCGACACCGAGGCGAGGATCTTCCACGCCATCGCGCTCGTCGCCGCGGCGCCGCCGACCGACAAGTCGTACGCCGACTTGCGGCGCGCGGGCGCGGAGCTCGAGGCGCTGTGGGCGAGGCAGCCCGACCACCCCGGGCTCGCGCACTACATCATCCACAGCTACGACGTTCCCGCGCTCGCCCCGCGCGCCGCGGCGGCGGCGCGGCGCTACGCCGCGATCGCGCCCTCCGCCGCGCATGCGCTGCACATGCCGTCGCACACGTTCACGCGCGTCGGCCAGTGGCAGGCGTCGGTCGACGCGAACCGCCGCTCCGCCGAGGCCGCGCTGCGTGACGCGTCGATCGCCGAGGTGCTGCACGCGTCGGATTACCAGGTGTACGCGTACCTGCAGATGCGGCGCGACTCCGCCGCGCGCGCGGTGCTGGCCACGCTCCCCGCGCTCGCCGCGCGCTTCGATCCCACCGCCGTGACCGGCGCCGCGCCCGGCTCGGCGGGCGTGTTCGCGCTCGCCGCGATGCCGGCGCGCTACGCGCTGGAGCGCGGCGCGTGGGCGGAGGCGGCGGTGCTGGAGCCCGTGGCGAGCGCGTTCCCGTATGCCGAGGCGATGACGTACTTCGCCCGCGCGTTGGGCGCGGCGCACATCGGCGACACTGCACGGGCGCGCGTCGCGGGCGAGTGGCTCGCGGCGATCCGCGACCGGCTCGCGGCGCGCGGCGAGCCGTACTGGGCGGAGCAGGTCGCGATCCAGACGTTAGGCGCCGACGCCTGGCTCGCGTTCGCCCGCGGGCGCCGCGACGACGCGCTCGCGCTCATGCGCGAGGCCGCGACGCGCGAGGACGCCACGGAGAAGAGCGCCGTCACGCCCGGCCCGCTCGCCCCCGCGCGCGAGCTGCTCGGCGACCTGTTCGCGGCACTCGGCCGACCGCGCGAGGCGCTGGCCGAGTACCGCGCTACACTGGTGAGGGAGCCTAACCGATACCGCGCGCTCGACGGCGCCCGCCGCGCCGCGCTCGCGGCCGGCGACCGCGCGGCGGCGGCGCGCTACGCCTCGCAGATCCGGACGCTCATGGGCCGTTGAGGTCGCGCGGAGGCGTAGGAGAGCCTTCTGCTGTGTATTCGAACCGCAGAGGACGCGGACGGCCGCAGAGGACTGCAATTGTTGTCCTCTGCGGCCCTCCGCGTCCTCTGCGGTTCAATGTCGTTCTCCGCAGCTCCGCGTGAGCCGGATGTGCCTAACGCGTCGCCGCCTTCGTCACCGGGATCCCGCTCCCGCCGATCGGCTTCAGCGCGTTCCACAGCAGCGGGAACGTCGCCATCGTCTGCCCGCGATACTGCGGACGGAAGCCGAACAGCACCACGTGCCCCTTGCCCTGGCGCACATCCACCAGCGCCGCCTTGCCGTTCAGCTTCGAGCCGCCCAGCAGCCAGCCGGAGAGCAGCGGATCGCCCTGCGCCGGGTAGCGCGCGACGACCGTCGCGCGCGACGGATCGGTGACCTCGAACGCCGGCCCGCTCTCGAACCACGCCATCGGCTGCGGCGCCGTCATCCCCGCCGCGAGCGGGTGCGCGCTGTCCAGCTCCACGCGGAAGATGGAGCCCGGCGCGTAGAAGTCCGTGCTGCGCAGCCCGTCGAGCACGTTCTTCACCGGCAGCTCCAGCGCCTCGATCGCGTAGTCGCTCGCGTCGTTGAACGCGACGAGCGTCCCGCCCGCGTCGACGAACGACTTCAGCGCCGCCGCGCCCTCCTTGCCGACGCCGCCCTTCAGCGAGTCGGGGTACTGGTTCATCGGGCCGTTCGCGATCTGCCGCGCGTTCTGCTCGGGAAGGATGATCGCGTCGAACTTCGCGTTCAGGCTCCCGCCGCGCAGGTCCTTCGCGTGCACCACCGTGAACGGGATGCGGTACTGGTCGAGCAGCCACCGCGTCCATCCCTCGTCCATCGACGGCGAGTAGTTCGCGAACACCGCGATGCGGCGGGCCTTGTTGTCCGTCAGGCCGCGCGCCACCCACGGCGTCGCGTTCTGCGTGGTGAGCAGCGCGGTCGGCGCCGTCACGGAGTCCTTCACGAACGCGACGTCGAAGCCCATGAGCAGCGGCAGCGTGTGCGCCGTCACGTCGTACGGCCGCTTCGGCGGGCCGCCCGGGTACTCGCGCAGGTTCGGGTAGTGCTGCGGCTCGAGCAGCGTCTTCGCGAACGCGCCGTACGGCTGCGCGGTGTAGATCACGAGACTCCCCGCGGGGAAGCTCCGGCCGCCCGCGCTGAACGCGGCCGGCGCGCGGCGCACCTCCACCTGGCCGCGCTGGAGGATGCGCACCGCGGCGTTCACCGCCGTGTCGCGCACCGGCTGCGCGGGGATCACGATCGTGGCCGGCCAGTCCGTGCGGCCCGCCGCCGTGTTGCCCGCGACGGCGTTCTTCTGCACCTGCACGTAGCTCGCGAGCCACTCGTCGCGGTCGCCCGCGGCCTCGGCCAGCAGCGCCATCGACGCCGC
This DNA window, taken from Gemmatirosa kalamazoonensis, encodes the following:
- a CDS encoding kelch repeat-containing protein — translated: MLIALTVACADPTAPTRPHAFPETGPRHSTATASSSAFAFLPPISPAATAPSTLDSDARPTVDVCVAGTDGGCGTVVASFTFGSGERDVRLDAASQQYIANWKTKQCVQGPCTLSTDPAYRIRVRTAARGEIGSIDVRLIDGSAKATGGAGVATFQNGSTVPIKFWIAKTTSTWAMRAASPASGGQRVSAVYVGEDNAVFALYSIPYETSPFTVWRFDLTTDAWRAIPADGLPDGLQTRQLVHDPTRHELLTFEEGLGPVWALPETGGTWHRLSPWPWASAYNGPVAFWHPGVQRLAFFGGYGFFTWHNDLWSYDRSNATWIQLAQSSLRPMPRFGDAAGIDETGGALFLGGGQGYPTGSQFDGALTPNDLWRLDFATNAWTQVLPNDPTREATFIGAALDVVPEANAVYRFGGLAPLPPNRNGSVWEVHPDLSSARNVLERLDLATPLSGWRPVTARGAAPSARWSGGLFYDPPRHRLLVVGGSTTAGAVLDVYSIGLP
- a CDS encoding AAA family ATPase translates to MPDGGGAAFLAPELVGREREFARLLGAWTEARRRGLVRVHVTGPPGIGKSRLLAEVRQRWRAVGVTALLVRCHPGSRRIPGVLLSDVVTALAHLPGSLGVSPACAASLVELAPALAETYRGAPRGDGGSATGALGADAERRWLQALEQLVRAVTEERPIALVLDDVHWADDVSSRVILGSLERLAACRVLLATTARDGTAAAWAPSDLDGERAVENAAEGVDAPAVHNVPLAPLGIADVDALVRSIGALPVAGWPEVLLPSLASSTRGVPLVLLELLALLVERELLALTDEGWRLGRASRPLESACALLEAHAGPGARVAGLDSSALRVLAALAVVGAPLDAETVGAGVGCDAGTAEARLVALARRGLVRLTDDGHWEPAHDEIRDAVLARLPDDEVRPMARSLGMHYAACAAAAGDAATPLARAAAAFVLAGADEPLARVFMRWLLLCRRQGDRRPDADLARELLGDAASAQRVNTLLAARPIADRFGLRSRRAAAGMLAAMLVVAVGVAAGQLVAVRAADAQARRARKPTRLALIAQPFTWKVGFPMTPVPIAEVQDASGEPVLTAGDSVRVDVTGAQAIVAGNTAPVVRGRGTFDRAVLAQLGAGQMSLRFTYPGVPPLVVPIVSGGTEYSVLSLTLVGASVNGQVLTPRQRVARVQAGDSIALVLDLRYTSPFPAANVVMGAAPSWGDPAKSFVRLASLVTPARAFALHTQTTLHAPNETGRYHVVVAFGAEENVAYLLSGTNWTVGRAIWHDGNDVADWNETQRDEADRSGSAPAIMLERRGGPIATGVAVPIRSRDMLRHRIRVPATTLTIDVLPRR
- a CDS encoding M14 family metallopeptidase gives rise to the protein MNLRLLAALAALPTALAAQIPTPASVIGWDPGTDRKLPEWKQVVAYFQALDAASPRITVKTLGKTTLGRPFLAAFIGDSATIANLPRYQELQRTLSDPRFHSADEIRRAAADDKVVVLVTSGIHSTEVGGNLTPMKLAERLVGGEDEEARAIRRNALTILVPSLNPDGVDIVGDWYRSSLGTAWEGTQPPQLYHYYTGHDDNRDWYAFTQAETRMVIDSLYNQWHPQIVNDIHQQGANGTRIFIPPYMDPIEPNIDPILMAGVAQMGKAMTWRLTAQGFVGVANNTSYDAWTPARAYQHYHGAIRILTETASAALASPIDVPFESLRPGYNVDPKETGVDFLTKWPGGHWTVGDIVRYQTAASMALLAEAAGDRDEWLASYVQVQKNAVAGNTAAGRTDWPATIVIPAQPVRDTAVNAAVRILQRGQVEVRRAPAAFSAGGRSFPAGSLVIYTAQPYGAFAKTLLEPQHYPNLREYPGGPPKRPYDVTAHTLPLLMGFDVAFVKDSVTAPTALLTTQNATPWVARGLTDNKARRIAVFANYSPSMDEGWTRWLLDQYRIPFTVVHAKDLRGGSLNAKFDAIILPEQNARQIANGPMNQYPDSLKGGVGKEGAAALKSFVDAGGTLVAFNDASDYAIEALELPVKNVLDGLRSTDFYAPGSIFRVELDSAHPLAAGMTAPQPMAWFESGPAFEVTDPSRATVVARYPAQGDPLLSGWLLGGSKLNGKAALVDVRQGKGHVVLFGFRPQYRGQTMATFPLLWNALKPIGGSGIPVTKAATR